The genomic DNA CTCGCGCGGCCGTCCCCTCAGCGCCGTCCGCATGGCGGCGCATGGCCTCGACGCGAGGCCCCTCCACGCCGCGGGCAATCGTACTGCAATGGGAAAATCGCTGGGGAAATGCGTGGCATGGCGCGTCATGACATATTATTTTGCTATGTTATAACATCCTATTTTCTGGCTTCCCGCAGGTGCGTCCATGCCTCTCTCCGCTTCCCGCCTCCCCGTCACGGTCCTGTCCGGCTTCCTCGGCGCGGGCAAGACCACCCTGCTGAACCACATCCTGAACAACCGGGAAGGCCGACGCGTGGCCGTGATCGTGAACGATATGTCGGAGGTGAACATCGACGCGATGCTGGTGCGTGACGGTGGCGCGCAGCTCTCCCGCACCGATGAAAAACTGGTGGAGATGAGCAACGGCTGTATCTGCTGTACCTTGCGCGAGGACCTGCTGCTGGAGGTCGAGCGCCTGGCGCGCGAGGGCCGCTTCGACCAGTTGGTGATCGAATCCACCGGCATCTCGGAACCGCTGCCGGTGGCGGAGACCTTCACCTTCGAAGGCGAGGATGGCCGTTGCCTGGGCGACGTGGCGCAGCTGGACACGATGGTGACGGTGGTGGATGCCTTCAACTTCCTGCGCGACTACGGCTCTCGCGACAACCTCGCCGCGCGCGGCGAATCGCTGGGCGAGGAAGACGACCGCACGGTGGTGGACCTGCTGGTGGAGCAGGTGGAGTTTTGCGACGTCATCGTGCTGAACAAGCTCGACCTGGTCAGCGACGCGGACCGTGAAAAGCTGGTGGCCATCCTGCGCCAGTTGAATCCACGCGCCAGGATCGTGTTCGCCGAATTCGGCAAGGTGCCGCTGGATCGCGTGCTGCAGACGGGCCTGTTCGATTTCGCCGAGGCTTCGCAAGCGCCGGGCTGGTTGAAGGAATTGCGCGGCGAGCACGTGCCCGAAAGCGAGGAATACGGCATCGGCAGTTTCGTCTACCAGGCACGGCGTCCTTTCCATCCGCAGCGCTTCGCGGCCTTGGTGAATTCGGAATGGCCGGGCGTGGTGCGTTCCAAGGGTTTCTTCTGGCTGGCCACGCATCCGTCGCTGGCGGGCTCGTGGTCGCAAGCCGGCGCCGTGGCCCGGCATGGCGTGGCGGGTTACTGGTGGGCGGCGATGGCCAGGGACCAGTGGCCGGAAGATCCCGAGACCCTGAAGCTGATCCAGTCGAAATGGATGGACGGCGTGGGCGACGCGCGCCAGGAGCTGGTGCTGATCGGCATCGACATGGATGAAGCGGCGCTGCGCGCGCGGCTGGATGCCTGTTTGCTGACGGATGGGGAAATGGCGCTGGGGCCACATGGCTGGATGGCATGGCCGGCGCCCTTTGCGGACTGGCCGGAGCGAGGCTGAAAGGGGCGGCGCCCGATCGGTCAAATTGCCTGCCTATCTACTAGACGTTTGAGCGCGCCCGACAATGCACGTCTCTAGCAAACTATTACACCTTGGCGATGCCGAGGGTATGCCCCAGACGGTTCTCGCCACGTGGGAAACCTTGGAAGCGCCACGTCAACTGAGGATGACCACGTCACCAAGCCGGCGCACGCGGGCCCGGTACAACTGCTCGATCAGGATGATGGCGCGGTCCAGCGCGTCGACCCGGAAACGGCCACTGATGCGCTGGCGCCCCAGCGCGCTGTCCATGAGCACGACCCGCCCTGGCCGGTAACGGTTGATCTCGGCCACGGCCTCCGCCAGCGGCGTGTCCTGGAAAACCACCATGCCACGACGCCATGCGTCATCGGACGTGCCGCTGGTGACCCGCCGGACAGCGTCCATGCCGCTGCTGCCATAGGAGACCTGCTGGCCCGCCACCAAAGACACCTCGCGCTGCGAATGGAAAACCCGCGCCGCGCCTTCGGTCGCGCGAACCACGACACGCCTCCCTTCCAAGGTGCGCAGCGCCACGCCCCCCTGCCCCACGTCGACCCGTCCCCCGCCCGCGCGGATACGCAAGGGGATGGCGCGGCCGTTGTCCACGGCAATCTCGCCAGCAAACAGCGCGATGAGCACGCCGCTGGCGTCGGTACGCAAGGACAGGCTGGTCTGGGTATTCAATTCGACATAGGCGCCCTCACCCAGGCCTATGCGCCGTCGCTCACCCGTGGCGGTACGGAAATCCGCCCGCAACACCTGCCAGGACGGCCATAGGCCCAGCGGCGGCCGAGCGATGGCCAACGCCCCGAGCGCCGTTGCGCCAGCGATTGCCGCGCCCAGGAATCCCCGCCGGGTCAGCCGCGGCAGCGGCGCACGAAGGCCTGGCGTCCCTGGCTCGGGATCAGCCGGCGCTGCATGCAGGGCCCGCCCCAGGATTTTCCACTCCCGGGTGGCCTGATGCCAGCGCTGCGCGTGCCCACGGCTTTGCGCATGCCACTGCGTGAACGCGTCCAGGCGTTCATCCGTGGGCTGCCCCATGGAAAGGACACGAACCCAGGCACGCGCTTCCGCCAGGACGGCAGCGCCCGCGCCCGCCTCCTCGGCCCCTTTGGCGACGGCCCGCAGGCCTGGCCCGGCCAGGCCCTGTACGCAGGACTCATGCGCTGCCTGCAATTCCCTGGCGACGAGCCGGGTCGAAATTCCCCAGCGTTGCGCCAGGACCTGGCTGGCGGCGCGCTCCATGCACACCGAGTAAAGAATATGGCGCAAGCGGGGCGGGAGGGATTCAACTTGCCGCGCCAGCCAGGACAGATCGCCGCAGTCGGCATCCTCGCGCCCCCGGCCATCCGCGGGTTCCATGCACTCGCGCAGCCGCGCCAGACGCTCCGTGACGGAAAGTCTCGTCAAGGTTTTCTCCGTCATGGCGCGCACTCCTGGCGCACGCGCGCGTCCCGCCCACTCAACTGCAATGTCAACGGTTGAGGCAGGTCCGTGGGCGCCGTCATGCCGATGGGCAAGCCATCCAGACGCGCGTGGACAGGCGCCTCCAGCGCCGGACGCCCCTGCGCATGCACACGCAAGCCTTCGATCCGGCGATCCGGCCCCACCGTGAACAGCAAGGTCAGGTGATAGGTCCTGTCCTGCAAGGCAGGCTCGTCGCATAACGCTTGCGTCACGCGAGACTGAACCTGCGCATGAAAGGCCTGCGCAACCAGCGGCGATAGCTCGCCGCTTCCTTGGGGACGCGCCTTCAACATGAACGCATCCGCCCCGGAGAAATGGGGAGATAGCCCACTGAGGGAAATCAACTTGCGCAACGCCTCGTCCGGATCCAGGACACCGTGGACCGGCGCTGAGTACAGGCCTGCCACCTGCCGTGCGTCGTAAAGCACGGAACGGCCAGTGATCTGGCTGTATTGCTGCAACGCGTCGTGCAGGCGCAACCGGGGCAGCACATAGCGGTGCATGCCTGGCGGCACGGTGGCGCCTCGACCCGCTTGCTTTCCTGGATGCCCCGCAATGGCGGCATGCGCCGATCCGGCAGGCTCGGCCCAGGCTGCTGTCGCCACGAGCCCTGACAACAGGAAAGCCAGGACTGGCGGCATGGCACCGTTCAAGCGGCGAGCAGGCCGAGCCCGCTGGCGGAATGAGCGCGGAAGCAGCCTCACCAGGACACGCAGGGGAAGGAAAACATGGAGCGGGAGGGAGGCGGACAGCCTTGGAGACAAGGCGCGAAGCGGCGCCGGTACTGTCCCGCAAGATGGTAGTGAGACCCCATGACAGAAACGTTACGCCCCATTACCGGATGCATCCTGCAGGCAATTTCTTCCCAGGAGAGCGCATATCCTGTTACCTATATGTCCGTCACATTCATGTCACATTAGCTGCGTAATCTGCGCTTCGTCTACCCACCAGACGAGAGGATCATCTCATGTTGAAATTGTTCAAGCAGGTCTCGATCGCCGCTGCGTTCGGCGTCGCAGCCTCCTTCTCCGTGCAAGCCGCCAATATCACCGGCGCTGGCGCTTCGTTCCCCTACCCCATCTACGCCAAGTGGGCTGCCGACTACAAGGCTGCCACGGGCAACGCCGTCAACTACCAATCTATCGGTTCGGGTGGTGGTCAACAACAAATCATCGCGAAGACCGTCGACTTCGGCGCTTCGGACGATCCCCTGAACGCTGAGAAGCTGTCGAGCAACAACCTGGTCCAGTTCCCGGCCGTGATCGGCGGCGCCGTGCCCGTCATCAACGTCCAGGGCGTGAAGCCGGGCGAACTGAAGCTGACCGGCGAAGTGCTGGCCAACATCTACCTGGGCAAGATCAAGAAGTGGAACGACAAGGCCATCACCGACCTGAACAGCGGCGTGAAGCTGCCGGACGCCGACATCGTCGTCGTCCACCGTTCGGACGGTTCGGGCACCACGTTCCTGTGGACCAACTACCTGTCGAAGGTCTCGGCTGACTGGAAGAGCTCGGTTGGCGAAGGCAAGGCCGTGAAGTGGCCCGTGGGTCAAGGCGGCAAGGGCAACGAAGGCGTCGCCGCCTACGTGGGTCAGCTGGCCAACTCGATCGGCTACGTCGAATACGCCTACGCCAAGCAAAACAAGCTGGCCTGGACGCAACTGCAGAACAAGGACGGCAAGACCATCCAGCCGGATGCCGCCGCCTTCGCCGCTGCTGCCGCCAACGCCGACTGGAACAGCGCTCCCGGCATGGGCGTGGTGCTGACGAACGAGCCGGGCGCTCAATCGTGGCCCATCACCGCCGCTACGTTCATCCTGATGCAGAAGACCCAAGGCAAGCCCGAGCAAGGCAAGGCCGTGCTCGAGTTCTTCGACTGGGCCTTCAAGAACGGCGCCAAGTCGGCTGCCGATCTGGACTACGTCGCGCTGCCCGACGAAGTCACCAACCAGATCCGCAAGGTCTGGGCTGCTGAAATCAAGGACGCCAACGGCCAGGCCATCTGGAAGTAATCGCTCCTGAAAGCGATCGCTGCACCGCTCTCGCCGATCGCCTGATCGGTCAGGGCACGCAGCACGCAATAAAGCGGGGAAGCCTTGGCGCTTCCCCGCTTTTTTTTGTGCGTCATCGCGCCCCTTGGTACGGGCGATCCTCGGCAGTACGCACGCGATGATGCGCCGTACTCCATTAAAAAAGATTGCATCTCCCGCGACATCGTTTGCTAGAATGGTCGCGGGTTTTGGTCTCGCCATGAGGCCAAGAGGTGATTGCGTTGGTCGGGCCGCCAACGCGGGCTTATGCAATCTCCTGATGACCCAGCACGCCTTCTGGCCCGCGCTGACGGGCTTTCCATTTTCTTCGCCGTCCCCTCCATGCCCGCCTCGCGGCCTGCTGGCGGCTTCCCCCTTCTCGCCCCCCGCCGCGCCGCCGCGCGTGCGCAGTGCCGCGCATCGCGCCAGTCTGGCCGCGCCTGGAATCGACCCATGACCCTGACCTCCCTCCTGCTGGCAGCAGGGTGCGCCGCGCTGCTGGGCTGGCGGCTCGCGCATCTTCGCGGCGCGCTGGCCCGCTATCTGCCAGCGCTGCTTCCGCTCGGACTCTTCGCCGGCCTCGCCTCCCTGGCCCCCCTCATCGCCAGCGGCGGCACGATCGATCATGCCTGGTCCTGGGCGCCATCGCTGGGCGTGCAGCTCGCCTTGCGCCTTGACGGCTTCTCGCTCCTCTTCTCCTTGCTCATCACCGGCATCGGCACGCTGGTCGTCACCTATGCGACGGCATACTTCTCGGATGCCGCGCCCTCCGAGCGCGCCCGTTTCATCTTCCTCATCCTCGCCTTCATGGCGGCCATGCTGGGCACGGTGCTGTCGGACAACCTCGTCGCGATGTTCGTGTTCTGGGAAGCCACGAGCCTGCTCTCTTTCCTGCTGATCGGTTTCGAGGCCCACAAGGCCGACGCCCGCAAAGCCGCGCTGCAATCGCTGCTGATCACCGGCGCGGGCGGCCTGGTGCTGTTCGGCGGCATCCTGCTGATCGGCATGGCCGCCGGCACCTTCTCGATCTCGGCCTTGATGGACCAGCCGGAAACGCTGCTGGCCAGTCCCTGGATGAAGCCGGCCGCGATCCTGCTGATGATCGGCGCCTTCACCAAGTCGGCACAGTTCCCTTTCCATTTCTGGCTGCCCCAGGCGATGGCTGCGCCGACGCCCGCCTCTGCCTATCTGCACTCGGCGACCATGGTGAAGCTTGGCGTCTATCTCCTGGCGCGCTTCGAGGTCGTGTTCCGGGACATTCCCTGGTTCGGTGCCACGCTGGTCATCATCGGGTCGGCGACGATGCTGGTCGCCGCGCTCGGCGCCATCCGCGCCAGCGGCTACAAGGCCGTCCTGGCGCAGTCCACGGTCGCCTCGCTGGGCATCCTGGTCATGCTGATCGGCCTGGACAGCCCGCAATCGGCGGTGGCCGTCAGCGGCTTCATCGTTGCCCACGCCTTCTACAAGGCGGCGCTGTTCTTCTGTGCCGGCACCGCCATCCACGCCACACACATCACCGAGTTGCGGCGCCTTGGCGGACTCGCCCGCTTGCTGCCCTTCACCGCGACGGCCATCGTGCTGGCCAGCCTCTCGATGGCGGGCCTGCCGCCTTTCGTGGGTTTCATCGCCAAGGAGTTCCTGTTCGAGGCGCAGTTGGAAAGCTCGTGGAGCCTGCTGCCCGTGGGCGTGGCGGTGCTGGTCAACGCCATCATGGTCGCCACGGCGGGCGTGGTGTCGCTGCGGCCCTTCTTCCTGAGCAAGCACAAGATCAGTCACATCGCCCACGGCGAAACCCCCGGGCTGCTCGCCGGGCCCCTGACCCTGGGCCTGCTGGGCGTGGCAGCCGGTATCGCTCCCGGCTTCTTCTCGTATTACCTCATCACGCCCGCGGCGGGCGTCCTTGCCGGCCAGCCCATCGACGTCTCGTTCTCGCTGTGGCACGGTCTCACGCCGATGCTGGCGCTCAGCGGGCTGGTCGTCACGCTGGGCGCCTTGCTGGCCTGGCAATGGGATCCCTTCCATCGCGCGCTGCACCGCATCAGCCTGTTGAACCGGCTGGATGCCAACCGCAGCTATCAGGCCGTGGTCGACGCGCTGCTGGGACTCGCGCGCTGGAGCACCCGGCAGCTGCAGAATGGCGACATGCGGCGCTATACGCTACTGACCTGCATCGCGCTCATCATCACCATCGCATGGTCCATCGCCCGCAACGGCGGCATCACCGAGCTGGCGCTGGGCGGCACCATTCTTCCGCTGCCGGCCGCCTTGCTGGCATTCGGCGTGATCGGCGCGGTCGTTGCGGTCCGGACACGCGCGCTGGTCACGGGCCTGATCGGGGTCGGCGTGGTCGGCTATGGCTCGGCCCTGCTCTTCCTGCTGCATGGCGCGCCCGATCTCGCCCTGACGCAGTTCGCGGTGGAAACGCTCGTCCTGGTCGTGATGATGGCGGTGCTGAGACGCCTGCCCGCGACGGCCAGCGCCACCCGCGATCCCGGCGAGCGCCGCGTCGATGCCGTGGTGGCCATCGCCTTCGGCCTGCTGATCTTCGTGACGCTGGCAAGCATGCTGGCTGAGCCGTTCGACACACGGCTGTCGGACTTCTTCGCCGCGACCAGCTATCCCGACGCCCATGGCCAGAACGTGGTCAACGTCATCATCGTCGACTACCGCGCGCTCGACACCCTTGGGGAAATCGCCGTCGTGGCTTTCGCCACGCTGGGCGCGTGGGCGCTGCTGCGCCGACGCAGGCCGCGCGCAGCCCCGTCCGGCTTGCGCCACCCCGCGGATGCCGGCAAGCGAGGAACGCCATGAACTCCGTCATCTTTTCCACCTCCGCCCGCCTGCTTTGCTGGGCCATGCTGGCGATCTCGCTGGCAATCCTGTGGCGGGGCCACAACCAGCCTGGCGGCGGATTCGTCGGCGGCCTGGTGGCGGCCATGGCGATCGGCGTCGTGGCGCTTTCCAACGGCGTCGCCCATGCCAGGCACCTGCTGCGCGTCCACCCCGTCGCATTGGCCGGCTTCGGGGTAGCCTGCGCGGTCATCAGCGGCCTGGCCGGCATCGCCGCGGGCGACGGATTCCTGACGCATCAGTGGCTGATCTTCGACAACGGGTTCAAGCTCGGCACGACACTGCTGTTCGATATCGGGGTCTATTGCGCCGTGATGGGCGGCATGCTGTGCCTGGTATTCCGTCTCTATGAGACGAGCGAGGAGGCAGCATGAACCTGATCTACGCAGCGGCCATTTCCGCCATCATGGCGCTGGGCCTTTATCTATTGCTTTCCCGGCACGTCATGCGAATCGCCTACGGCGTCATGCTGGTGTCGGCGACCGTGAACCTCTGCATCTTCCTCGCGGGGCGCATCGGCGACAATCCGCCCCCCATCATGTCGGCGGGCGAAACCGCATTGGGAACGGGCGCGGCCAACCCCCTGCCCCAGGCGCTCGTGCTGACCGCCATCGTGATCGGTTTCTCGCTGGTCGCCTTCCTCGTGGCGCTGGCCCTCAAGACCCATCGCCGATTGGGGACGCTGGACCACCGGCAACTGGACCAGGCGGAAGCCCTGGGCTCCCCCTTTTCCGATGCCTCCCCGACCCCTGCCGCCGGCAAGGAGGCTCGCCCGTGATGTCAGCACTCATCCACTACGCCGTCCTGTGGCCGGTGCTCATTCCCATCGCCGCCTCCGCGCTGTGCATGGTGCTCTGGCGCTCGCCATCCGCGCAGCGCGCGACGCACCTGGCCTCGCTGACGCTGATGCTGCTGGCGGCCTGGCTGCTGCTGCGCGAGGTGCGGGCCGGCGCCGTGGTGGCCATGACCTTCGGCGGCTGGGCGCCGCCTTTCGGCATCAGCTTCGTGGCTGATCGCCTGGGCGCGGCGATGGTGGCCGTGGCTGCCGTCCTGGCATTGGCCACCGGCATCTTCAGCCTGTCCACCACCCGCCAGCGGCACGTCCACAACGGGGTCTATCCGCTGCTGCAGGGCATGCTGGCGGCCGTCAACGGCGCCTTCCTGACCGGCGACATCTTCAACCTGTACGTCTGGTTCGAGATCATGCTGATCACCGCCATGGGCCTGCTCGTCATCGACAAGCGCCGGGCGCAGCTGGACGGTGCGTTGAAGTACGCCGCCATGAACCTGTTGAGCACCCTGCTCTTCCTGCTGGCCATCGCCATCCTGTATGGCCTTGCCGGCACGCTCAACATGGCCGATCTCGCGCGGGTCCTGCCCGATACCGAACCCAGCACCGCGCTGGCGGTCAGTGCGGCGCTCTTCCTGGTCGGGTTCGGCATCAAGGCGGGCTATTTCCCCATGTTCTTCTGGCTGCCGGCGTCCTACCACACCCTGCCGATCGGCCTGCTTGCCCTGTTTGCCGGGCTGCTGACCAAGGTCGGGGTCTACGCGTGCTTCCGGGTATTCACGCTGCTGTTCATGGGCGGGGAGACGCTGCGCGAGCTGATCGCCTTGATGGCGGCCGGCACCATGCTGTTCGGCGTGTTCGGCGCGGCGGTGCAATGGGACGTGCGCCGGATCCTGTCGTTCCACATCATCAGCCAGATCGGCTACATCCTGCTGGGGCTGGCCCTGGGCACGGCAGCCGCCTTCGCGGGCGCCATCTTCTACATCCTGCACCACATCATCGTGAAGGCCAACCTGTTCCTGATCGCGGGCGCCATGCACCGGGCCAGTGGCACCTATGACCTGCGCCGCAGCGGTGGCCTGATGCGTAGCCAGCCCTTGCTGGCGCTGGCCTTCGCCATCCCCGCGCTGTCGCTGGCAGGCATTCCGCCGCTATCAGGCTTCTGGGCCAAGTTCATGGTCATCGATGCCTCGTTCCGGGCCGATGCCGCCTGGCTGGCCGCGACGGGCCTGTTCGTTGGCCTGCTGACGCTGTTCTCGATGAGCAAGATCTGGATCGAGGCGTTCTGGAAGACGCCACCCGTCCCGCGCAGCCGGGTCCGCCGCGTGCCCATGCCGATGATGCTCGGGATCGGCGCGCTGGCGCTGATCACCGCCTGGATCGGGCTGCAGCCGGAGACGCTGCTGGCGTTCTCACAGGCCGCAACCACCCCGCTGATG from Orrella dioscoreae includes the following:
- the pstS gene encoding phosphate ABC transporter substrate-binding protein PstS; this encodes MLKLFKQVSIAAAFGVAASFSVQAANITGAGASFPYPIYAKWAADYKAATGNAVNYQSIGSGGGQQQIIAKTVDFGASDDPLNAEKLSSNNLVQFPAVIGGAVPVINVQGVKPGELKLTGEVLANIYLGKIKKWNDKAITDLNSGVKLPDADIVVVHRSDGSGTTFLWTNYLSKVSADWKSSVGEGKAVKWPVGQGGKGNEGVAAYVGQLANSIGYVEYAYAKQNKLAWTQLQNKDGKTIQPDAAAFAAAAANADWNSAPGMGVVLTNEPGAQSWPITAATFILMQKTQGKPEQGKAVLEFFDWAFKNGAKSAADLDYVALPDEVTNQIRKVWAAEIKDANGQAIWK
- a CDS encoding STN domain-containing protein codes for the protein MPPVLAFLLSGLVATAAWAEPAGSAHAAIAGHPGKQAGRGATVPPGMHRYVLPRLRLHDALQQYSQITGRSVLYDARQVAGLYSAPVHGVLDPDEALRKLISLSGLSPHFSGADAFMLKARPQGSGELSPLVAQAFHAQVQSRVTQALCDEPALQDRTYHLTLLFTVGPDRRIEGLRVHAQGRPALEAPVHARLDGLPIGMTAPTDLPQPLTLQLSGRDARVRQECAP
- a CDS encoding sodium:proton antiporter — translated: MNLIYAAAISAIMALGLYLLLSRHVMRIAYGVMLVSATVNLCIFLAGRIGDNPPPIMSAGETALGTGAANPLPQALVLTAIVIGFSLVAFLVALALKTHRRLGTLDHRQLDQAEALGSPFSDASPTPAAGKEARP
- a CDS encoding proton-conducting transporter transmembrane domain-containing protein, with protein sequence MSALIHYAVLWPVLIPIAASALCMVLWRSPSAQRATHLASLTLMLLAAWLLLREVRAGAVVAMTFGGWAPPFGISFVADRLGAAMVAVAAVLALATGIFSLSTTRQRHVHNGVYPLLQGMLAAVNGAFLTGDIFNLYVWFEIMLITAMGLLVIDKRRAQLDGALKYAAMNLLSTLLFLLAIAILYGLAGTLNMADLARVLPDTEPSTALAVSAALFLVGFGIKAGYFPMFFWLPASYHTLPIGLLALFAGLLTKVGVYACFRVFTLLFMGGETLRELIALMAAGTMLFGVFGAAVQWDVRRILSFHIISQIGYILLGLALGTAAAFAGAIFYILHHIIVKANLFLIAGAMHRASGTYDLRRSGGLMRSQPLLALAFAIPALSLAGIPPLSGFWAKFMVIDASFRADAAWLAATGLFVGLLTLFSMSKIWIEAFWKTPPVPRSRVRRVPMPMMLGIGALALITAWIGLQPETLLAFSQAATTPLMAPEAYHAAGFAQSALPAAEGATP
- the mbhE gene encoding hydrogen gas-evolving membrane-bound hydrogenase subunit E, whose translation is MTLTSLLLAAGCAALLGWRLAHLRGALARYLPALLPLGLFAGLASLAPLIASGGTIDHAWSWAPSLGVQLALRLDGFSLLFSLLITGIGTLVVTYATAYFSDAAPSERARFIFLILAFMAAMLGTVLSDNLVAMFVFWEATSLLSFLLIGFEAHKADARKAALQSLLITGAGGLVLFGGILLIGMAAGTFSISALMDQPETLLASPWMKPAAILLMIGAFTKSAQFPFHFWLPQAMAAPTPASAYLHSATMVKLGVYLLARFEVVFRDIPWFGATLVIIGSATMLVAALGAIRASGYKAVLAQSTVASLGILVMLIGLDSPQSAVAVSGFIVAHAFYKAALFFCAGTAIHATHITELRRLGGLARLLPFTATAIVLASLSMAGLPPFVGFIAKEFLFEAQLESSWSLLPVGVAVLVNAIMVATAGVVSLRPFFLSKHKISHIAHGETPGLLAGPLTLGLLGVAAGIAPGFFSYYLITPAAGVLAGQPIDVSFSLWHGLTPMLALSGLVVTLGALLAWQWDPFHRALHRISLLNRLDANRSYQAVVDALLGLARWSTRQLQNGDMRRYTLLTCIALIITIAWSIARNGGITELALGGTILPLPAALLAFGVIGAVVAVRTRALVTGLIGVGVVGYGSALLFLLHGAPDLALTQFAVETLVLVVMMAVLRRLPATASATRDPGERRVDAVVAIAFGLLIFVTLASMLAEPFDTRLSDFFAATSYPDAHGQNVVNVIIVDYRALDTLGEIAVVAFATLGAWALLRRRRPRAAPSGLRHPADAGKRGTP
- a CDS encoding MnhB domain-containing protein, coding for MNSVIFSTSARLLCWAMLAISLAILWRGHNQPGGGFVGGLVAAMAIGVVALSNGVAHARHLLRVHPVALAGFGVACAVISGLAGIAAGDGFLTHQWLIFDNGFKLGTTLLFDIGVYCAVMGGMLCLVFRLYETSEEAA
- the zigA gene encoding zinc metallochaperone GTPase ZigA translates to MPLSASRLPVTVLSGFLGAGKTTLLNHILNNREGRRVAVIVNDMSEVNIDAMLVRDGGAQLSRTDEKLVEMSNGCICCTLREDLLLEVERLAREGRFDQLVIESTGISEPLPVAETFTFEGEDGRCLGDVAQLDTMVTVVDAFNFLRDYGSRDNLAARGESLGEEDDRTVVDLLVEQVEFCDVIVLNKLDLVSDADREKLVAILRQLNPRARIVFAEFGKVPLDRVLQTGLFDFAEASQAPGWLKELRGEHVPESEEYGIGSFVYQARRPFHPQRFAALVNSEWPGVVRSKGFFWLATHPSLAGSWSQAGAVARHGVAGYWWAAMARDQWPEDPETLKLIQSKWMDGVGDARQELVLIGIDMDEAALRARLDACLLTDGEMALGPHGWMAWPAPFADWPERG
- a CDS encoding FecR family protein, yielding MTEKTLTRLSVTERLARLRECMEPADGRGREDADCGDLSWLARQVESLPPRLRHILYSVCMERAASQVLAQRWGISTRLVARELQAAHESCVQGLAGPGLRAVAKGAEEAGAGAAVLAEARAWVRVLSMGQPTDERLDAFTQWHAQSRGHAQRWHQATREWKILGRALHAAPADPEPGTPGLRAPLPRLTRRGFLGAAIAGATALGALAIARPPLGLWPSWQVLRADFRTATGERRRIGLGEGAYVELNTQTSLSLRTDASGVLIALFAGEIAVDNGRAIPLRIRAGGGRVDVGQGGVALRTLEGRRVVVRATEGAARVFHSQREVSLVAGQQVSYGSSGMDAVRRVTSGTSDDAWRRGMVVFQDTPLAEAVAEINRYRPGRVVLMDSALGRQRISGRFRVDALDRAIILIEQLYRARVRRLGDVVILS